The Sphingomonas naphthae nucleotide sequence GGCTGGCCGGAGTGATCTTGCCGGCGGTGATTGCGGCATCGACCGAGGCGGTGGCGCGATCCTCGTTGGCCCCTTCGACCTTGGCGCGCAGCGCGTCATATTCGGCGCGCGGGACGAAGCGGTTGAAGTCGGCGCGGCCGGCGATGGCGCCAGCGGCGGCGATCGCCATCTCCTCCACCGTCGCGGCGGCGGCGAGCCCCAGCGCCAGCGCGACGGGCGCGGTGGCGGCGGTGGCCGTCTTTTCCTTCGCGGTCCCGATCGCGGCCAGGATCGCATCCTCGCTCGCGTCGGCGCCGAGGCCGAGCGCCCCGGCGATCTTCGACAGATCCATGTGCTGGTCTCCGGTGAGCTGGGCCGCAACAGCTCGGGTGTCGAGAGCCGGTCGATTGACCAGCGCGGCGTTGAAAAGGCGGGTGACGCGCCCGTTCGACTTGTCGAAGCCGAACCAGGGCGAGGTGTAGCGATACTCGCGCGCGGCGATCGCGGCGGCGGCGGCGGCGGTCCATTCGACCTCGCCCCAGATGCCGTCCTGATCGGCCGCGAGCGTGGCCGGCTTGATCCACCCCGACGCCTTGGCGGGCGCCTCGCGCGTCCCGGCGCTGGCGGCGGCTTCGCCGAGGTGATCGTAATCGAGCATGAAATCCGTGCCATCGAGCGTGGCGCGGGTGGCGGCGATCACGGCGCTGGCGTGCGCCAGGTCTTCCAGCACGTAGGGGCCACGACCATCGCGGGTGATGTGCGAGCCCATCGGGAAAAGATGGATGCGGGTGGCGACGGCGCCGTCATCGTCCACCACCACTTCCGTGGCGGATGCGATCGCGCGCAGCTCCGAACCCGATACCCCCGCCATGCTGGCCCCCTGTGCGACTGGACTGCCCGGTCGTTGGAGCCGTTATGGAGAGGTGGCGGATAGGGTCGTCATGACAACGTCATGGAAAGGATGCGGGGCAGGAAAACGATCGTGTCAGGCCGCCCGCGCCCGATGGCTTACGAAGCGCCAGCCCGCGCCCGAGACCTCAGCGATCGTCGTCGCCCCTTCCTCGCGGCGAACATAGCGGCGCGTCAAGCGGGCTCGGCCGCTGGCATCGCGAACCCACGTCCACCGGCTCGACGTTGGGCGAGCGATCGCCTGGGCGGCGCGCGCCAGCTCGGCCGGCGCG carries:
- a CDS encoding phage protease, which translates into the protein MAGVSGSELRAIASATEVVVDDDGAVATRIHLFPMGSHITRDGRGPYVLEDLAHASAVIAATRATLDGTDFMLDYDHLGEAAASAGTREAPAKASGWIKPATLAADQDGIWGEVEWTAAAAAAIAAREYRYTSPWFGFDKSNGRVTRLFNAALVNRPALDTRAVAAQLTGDQHMDLSKIAGALGLGADASEDAILAAIGTAKEKTATAATAPVALALGLAAAATVEEMAIAAAGAIAGRADFNRFVPRAEYDALRAKVEGANEDRATASVDAAITAGKITPASREWALGYVKADPAGFANFLGVAPAIVSEGQGTAASKVVVENTLSEKDKSTARLLNISDAEWLASKKELAA